In Carassius carassius chromosome 27, fCarCar2.1, whole genome shotgun sequence, the sequence TATTAAAACCATGGCAATATTGTTCTCAGTATTAAAATGTTCCATTAAAACTTTTTTGATTTAACTCACGATTTAATGCAGTTTGGGTTAGCACTTTTGTATTgatttatgatattttttatgattCCAGTGTTTTAATCTGCAATATAAAACTGTAAATATTTTAGATTAGCCTACAACGGTTTTGTATATGTTAAGTTTTTTTTAgaagtatattttttaaatgtagaggATGATTTTATGGTTACAGTAATATAATTAACATaatgaattttaaaaagaaatagcaTTAAAAGTCGttgcttttcattttacattGTTGCATAAGGGTAATCATCAAAATCAAAACCGGATAACCAATGACTTGCCAAAAGGCAGAATGTTTCAGTAAAAGTTGATCTCGtgcgcttttttctttttccctcGAGTTTCTCGGGTTACGAAGTCTTTTCAACCTGTCCCGACGGACGGAGGGCACATAAATCAGAAATGCGCTCTCACAAACTGAGCTTCCCGAAAATCTCCTTTCCTGTATTTACTTCCAGGATTTGTTAGTCCTCGTTTTATATAGTCAAACTAAATTAGACAAGAATAGAATATTGTGATGATTTCATATATTGGCCctgattaataattttttactattaagcatattaaaaataatattagtatcaatatttttgctttaaatcggCGGAGTAAAAGTGCAATATTCTAACAAGAATTTAAGCGGGGCTGAAAAAAACGTTAACAAAtgttaaattacaaatatttgtcTATGTGTTTCTCAAGGGCTGTCCAGACATTACTGAATTGCTGTAAAGTTTTAGGTGGATATAAGGAGCCTTAGAAGTGGAGAGACACTTATAGGGTTTGTGCCTTTCCGTAAATTCGTTTATAAAATAAACCGTTATATGAAAAAATGAGAtcagtttacatatttaaaaataacgaATTCATTACCactttaaacaatgtttaaaacacAAGCAAAAATGCAAACtgtattccaaataaatattattaaacatgCCATGAAGTGTgcaataaaaagtacaaaatcgGTTAAAATAGTAAAACACTTTATTCACCAACAGATCATTTAAATATGGAATTTTTAGCATTTATAGTCATTATAATGCATATATAGTCAAATGTatgacattcataataaatatatatatatatactgttatataatgttacatttataaGTGTTGGTGCAAAGCTGTGCATGGTGTATGCATGGAGTTTTATTCTAAAAGTATAAATCATATACATAcaacatatttataaaaataaaataaacactatgCCATTCAACTTCCCACATTCCAATCGTTTTTTCCTCTACAGTACGAATCAGTTGTTCTCATCTCTGCTGAGCAAACTGTCAGCTTTGTATGATAAAAAAAACCCTGCTGTTATTGATTTGTTAACATTTGCATCAAGTTATTTTTATGAGACAAGCCATATACAGATAAAAGATTCCACAATTAACTTGTGCAACATCATGCTAAATAAATCACAACTACAAACTACCACCAGGCCATTTGCCACTATTCCACTATTCCATGTCAAAGTTATAAAACAATAAAGTTAACAGTATTTAGTCTTTAATAGTGTTTTTAAGATGCATAATGTTTTCAAGAAATTTGTACTCCATTTACTTAATGGAAGACATATTAAATTGTACAAATGACTGACATCCAAAGGAACCACAATAAAATACATAGCACTATTTTAACTGCCCACATTTAGGATCATATAGCACCCTTAATTAAAACCAAAAACCGAGCTTAATAGATCATAATCAATATTTTAGCCCTGTAATGTTCAGCCATTTTTAATGCTAGTAGTAGTAATGGAATAACGCTCACAGTATTTGGGAACTTGACACCAATATCAGACTGAGGCTGCCTTTTATCCTCACAAAATGCTGGCTTGTTGGTTTGTTCAACACTCAAACAATTTCTAAAGTTGGTAGCAAGTGTTATGTCAACCGTCATACAGCCTCTATTAAATTGATGATGTTTGGAAGCTAGCTTGGCCCATCTGCAGAAACATCTGTTGCTTTGCTCTCTTGATTGTCTTGGCTGATTGTTGGTTCTGTAATGGAACTGTCTTTGCTCATACTTGAGCCATCCACCTCTGTACACCCCTCCGTGTCTGCTGCAGGACCGTTTTCAGTAACAGGCTGGGAGTTGGCCTCCCTCTCTTTGTCCTCACGATCTGTTTCCTTTGGGATGGGGACGTCCTCAGCATTAAGCTCAAGCTGAATCATCAACTCCTCCAGTTTGCGGGCCTTGCGCATCTCATTTTGTTGGATGATTGCACACAAGTGCTCTGTCAGCTGCTCTTTCACCTCTGTTTTCCTGTGCAAGTCCATCTTGGCTGCAACATACTCAGCCTCGgctttctcaaaacgtttcctgTCAATAAGAGATTGGCAGAGACAGAAGAGTTATGTATAGAAATGCATATTCTAAGCTTGATGTACACAGGAATCGCCACCATTTTGCTGTAGTCAAAGAACACGCTCAACTGATTACAAACAGCTTCTAAGAGAAATAGAAAGATTCCTACCCTGGTAAATGattctcaaaatatttgagagaaaaataaaaatgattcttaagaaagttattacatatatatatatatatatatatatatatatatatatatatatatatatgcaaatatacattaatatactttttacaatatataaaagATTAAAGTTGTTAAACTGAATAACAAAACTAGAAAAAAATGAGTAACAAAATCAATATGAACGAATTGTTCTGCTACAGGAAATAATTTAGATGTGCATGCATTTGTCGCTTTCATAATTTAGCCGAATTAATATAGAAATGCTACAGAGGGCAGTATTTTCACCCCTGAGCAAATACTGGATGTACTAAGCTAGTCTATTATTTTAGATTTGCTATTCTCTGGATCACAAAGTGAGAGTAATTTCAACAAGAAATTACTGTGAACTTGACTGACAGTACacttaaaatgtactgtaaaaatgGGCCTGAAATTAACATTTACCATGCCTGGGAATAATCCATGCTTGATTGCTCTATCAGTTTTCTAAGAATCCCAATGTCGCTGGACACAGAATCATCCAGTAACTGAAGTTCTCTCTGGATCTTCTTCAGTTTCACAGCTTCAGCCTGTGTCTGTTTGGACCTGGGGAACAGGAAGTTGTATTTTCCACATTCTGCTTTTTTACATAAGACTTTTGGATTATCATACTTGCAAATGGTTATCATACTCCAGACAGACCGATTTTGgtaattgtttaaaaatagacatttgaTCTTACTTTTCAGCAATGGTTTTTGCAAGGagagcttttctttttttattcttctctTCCATTATCCGTTGCTCCCA encodes:
- the gorab gene encoding RAB6-interacting golgin isoform X1 → MASWAGFSEEELRRMKHGGDVVNQAVSVTLGRGRKAAPTNRSRQQLQREMALQLAAKQKDSRSLPPDQQLTKPPDPPAVSHAAPVKPRDEPKPLETQLVEHEPVKHDPESPAESAPAAVIKELDKQQVELREKNHLEQLQWEQRIMEEKNKKRKALLAKTIAEKSKQTQAEAVKLKKIQRELQLLDDSVSSDIGILRKLIEQSSMDYSQAWKRFEKAEAEYVAAKMDLHRKTEVKEQLTEHLCAIIQQNEMRKARKLEELMIQLELNAEDVPIPKETDREDKEREANSQPVTENGPAADTEGIKGSLSLILVSSSQIL
- the gorab gene encoding RAB6-interacting golgin isoform X2 — encoded protein: MALQLAAKQKDSRSLPPDQQLTKPPDPPAVSHAAPVKPRDEPKPLETQLVEHEPVKHDPESPAESAPAAVIKELDKQQVELREKNHLEQLQWEQRIMEEKNKKRKALLAKTIAEKSKQTQAEAVKLKKIQRELQLLDDSVSSDIGILRKLIEQSSMDYSQAWKRFEKAEAEYVAAKMDLHRKTEVKEQLTEHLCAIIQQNEMRKARKLEELMIQLELNAEDVPIPKETDREDKEREANSQPVTENGPAADTEGIKGSLSLILVSSSQIL